The sequence below is a genomic window from Xiphophorus maculatus strain JP 163 A chromosome 18, X_maculatus-5.0-male, whole genome shotgun sequence.
CAACAAACATGACAAAGTTGCTTGTTTTCAAGATATTCTTCCTTACCTTGTGTCGTCAGACAAGTTCTTTTCaagtgatttattgattatccAGATTGGTTTGGGCAGCTTGTCTCCCATCACTAACTACAATCATcttttcaaaacagatttttttttctgagattatCTCTTActgacattgacattttttgatGAACAGAAAcgtgacaaaaaaatctataaggAGACAATACATTTTTCAGTGTACCAGGAATAGAGTGTGAACTGTTTCACTGCTTTTCACTCCACATCTCAACGGCTTGGCCGTGTTTAGTTTTGGTGGCAAAAATAGTGTTGCTTTCAGTCGGCAAAACTTCAACAGTTAAATGTTGGTGTAATAAGTGTGTGTTCGGTACCATTCCATCAGAGTCTTTCAGGTCCAGGCTGTTGACTGCAGACATTCTTTTGGCGATGGCATACGCCTGTGCTCTCTTTCCCAGACACACCACTTTATGCAGAAGTCTGGAGGGAGAAACAGACAGATTGGGAAAATAGATGCATTTGAGGATCTAACAAAAGGAAAAGTTACAAATCTAAAACACggataaaatacattatatgCTAGCATGACGAAAAAGGCTGCCGTCAGGATGAGTCGGGTGCTGCCTGGGGTtgaattatttcatttccaCCTTTCTGCCAACATGACAAGATGTTGATCTGaagtcagaaataaaactgaacctCCGTCTGACTTGACTACAGTTTCCTACACTTTTTGATCTTGGGAAACTCTGGCACTCAGTTATCACAGAAAGATGACAGCGCTGTCAAAGGCATCTATTCATAGAAGACGTTAAAGTCACGAGGCAGTAAATACGGACGAAGCCTTCCTAGTGTTgttacaaaacaatttaaagaaattatggAAAACAGGGAGAATTTGGatgtaaaaatgctgaaagggaataaaaaaacaacctatttCTGCCATGTTTTGACACAGAAGATTCATATTCCTCACCATCGATTCAATACTACATATTCCAACATCTTCCTGAATGTGAATGATCTTAGAGCACTTTTTCATTCTGAACTGCTGATTAAACTGTCAGTGTTTTCAGCTTCTCCTCTGTCCTCAAAAAAGCTGAGACTGAAAAGGAGCAATGAAAGTGAAAATACTCAATTCGACAAACATATTGTTTTGTCATGCTTGCTCCTGTGTCATAGCTGGATTTCCCATTCCTCAGGGTTACACGtcgcatgtttgtgttttgtgtcacATGTGACGCATTCAAACACATTCAAAATGTGCTGTACCCGAAAGACAATTAATTACTCTAGGTCAGAACAGGAATGTGAAAGAacttttcataaagaaaaaggatTAGGAGGAGAAGTGAACTGAGGGTGAAcctataaaacaaacaataatgacGATTTTCAGAATGACTTTGACGACAAAGAGTAAGATTTGAACTCAGCTGATAACTTAATGGACTGTTGCAGGTGGAGTTTATTTGAATGATTTTGATTGGATGGCAAGCTGCAGCTATTTCCACAGCTTGAAGagtaaaatctcaaaattttactGTCAGCGTTATTTAGCGTATTTTCTGGACCATAAGCTGGACATTTCTTCAGAGGTTGACTGGTATCGTGACATACTGTCAGATGCGACATGTatgttttttccacttcatAACTCAATCTTTGATGATTGATACTGACCGGCATGAACCCAGAAATAAACACTACCGTTTGCAGCCGTGAAGAGAGCTAAGTGTGGGCTGTGAGCAAGAGTTGGAGGAACGAGTTCACAGAAAATGGATGCTGGAAGAATGCGTGGTCAGGAGAGACTTAAACTGGAAATAATTACAAATGGCTTTGCAGGCGGCCCTTTcatgttgttgctgttgccGCTTCATTAGCCTGTTAAAAACCAGCCACTTGTTCTACTGTTTGCTATAAACAGACGCTCGACTAGCTGAGAAACGATTGCTGGCTGGAGGGTTAGACCCTCATGAAAGTTTTCAATGATTTGAGCCAGTCGTTATCTATTGGATGTGACGTATGTAATGCACCAGCTCAATGAAACTTACCGGAAATTGTGGGCAGTTACATCTTTGCCAGCAACAAAATATCTTAAACATTCCTCTTTCTCCAACTTTAACAGCTCAATATTTGACAGCGTGGCCAACATCGACTGAAAGGCTTCGTTTGTAGACATCAGTTGTTCACAACTCCTCCTGTTCACCGATTGGTCCGGTTGAAACGCAACCTGATAAATCAAGCtgaatgggagaaatcccagatggGCCATTGAAGGGAATAAGAATTGAGCAGAACTTTGTATTTGTTggtctttaaataaatagaaagtcCACTGGGAGAGATTTTCTTTGTtgtgagaatttatttttactttcggTGTCAGAACTAAACTTGAAAAgaaatcttttcagttttctgctccatGCTCTTGGAACCAGTTGCAGGAACAAAATGAACCTAAAGGTCCAAACGTctccaaatgttttaaatctgttctTACTGGTTTTGAGAAGGAATCGtttctctttaaatgttttaactgaggaatcttttaattgttttatttagtgtgaacattttctctttttgctgtGAATGTTCTGTAATGTTGAGTGGTGCCGCTGCCAGTCTTGCCCAGGATTCTCTTGAGATTCTTAATCTCAATGagattttctacattttttttgcctgatgCAACTTCAACTCCAGAGCAATTTATAGTTCTCAAAATATTTGGAGGACCAAATCATAAGGAACATAAAATCAGTGTAAAACCTGAGCTTAAGACGCCTCTCCTCCCAGACAGTAACAGTGAGCACCACGCTTACGTCCTGCCATGCTCATCAGTGGTCAGCAGCTCAGCATCAGAGGTCTTCCTCAGCCAGCTCTCCTCTTTCTGCAGCTGTGTCCAGAAGAAGGCAGAAGTGTTCAGATCCCAGTTGTTCTTTGGCTTGAACCAGCCCGCCTCTCTGTCACCGTAGCTCTGCGTATCAGTGACACCGGAGGGCTGGAGGCTGAGGAACATGCAGTCAGGTCGGGTCCAGGCCACGTCGTGTTCCGAGGCGCTGGGAGAGTAGGCCATGTAGGATTCTGGGCTGGGAATGATTTCATCGTATTCGTCACCAGAATTTACATCTACAAGGGAAAGCACAGGGGTAGCATGAAGTTTATCTTCCAGATCCAAGTTTAGCAAGTTGGACTGTAAGTGTTCAGTGTGTGTTACCGGTTGGAGACAGTTCGGGATAGGTAGTGGAGTCAGTAGGAGGGGAGCGAGGAGTGCAGCCAGATCTCAGGTCCTCTTCCAACACCTCGATGATGATTGCCAGTTCCTCCAGGCTTTTCACAGGTTGTTCTGCCTAAAAGTAAAAGCAACACCAAACTCAGCAATCCAAAAATCTCTCACCCATGAAGATGAGGAACccactgttgttttatttccctACACACACCCTGGTAACTTTGTTTCTTGCGCGAGTTCTGGCACGTTTCCTATTTCCTGTTGAACAGAGAGACAAACATCATCAGGAGATCAAGGAGCAAAGCaatgacagtttttaaaaatatatatataaacctttggtaatctgacaaaaacaatgcCGCTTTACATGTCTGTCTTGTCATAGACCACAGTTTACTCAGTTTTCTTATCCAAGAAATATTACTAGAGCAGCTTTGATCTTTTGGacagcagtgatgacatcagTTCACTCACCAGAGCCTTTTTTCGAGCCTCTTTCCTACattcacacatgcacattttgTGGAGAAacgtgaaaaaacaaacaaacaaaagtttcatCAATGCACAATGTATatcaatatgtttaaaatgttgcttctaCCATAGCAAATGACTGCACTTCAAGAATCACTTATTTAGATTACAACTACGGTACATACAAAAATTTGAATAgcatgaaaatgttcaatatttttggtCACTCTTCTCATAAAGACATGGTGAACTAGGTCACGCCTGCATCTCTGTACTTGTATATGCTTGATATTCACGAAGACACCTGGACTGACTCACTGATATCGTAGGAGTTTCTTTAGAACTTGTGAAATGTTGGGCATAGAACAGTGAGTCAGCAGGAACACAGGAGCGTTAAGGAGACAAAGATTATTATCCCACTGTATTTAGAGCATCTCCAGAAGGAAATCTATAAAAACCCAACTGGATATGCTTTTATACATCTCTTTTAAATCTCTTTGATTTAAAGAGATCACTGATGGAGTGGAAGAGAACATATGCTCACCACTTCAggcattttcaaacaaaaagaagaaaggatttACGTTAAAGTCATCGGGGTCCATGTCTTTGGGCACTCGGATGTTTTTCAGCAGATCCCTAACCGGCATTCTGACACGAACTCCGAGGTAGACCTGCTCACCGCCGGAGACTGAACATCTTGTACCttgatgaaaaacagaaaacaaaaagcctgTTGGACAGGATCAAAACTGCTCCGCAACTCCAGCTAATTACTGAGTGAGAGAGTGAAAGCATAGTTGACGTTAgatcattttggtttttttggctCTTTTATCCACACACCTGGGATGGACATGTTTACTGAAAACACAGCTAACTGTTTGACCTCCgagttgaaaataaatatgattgtTATCAGCTGACATATTGTACTGAcatgttttactctgaaattaaaacttcaaggttgggaaaaaacaaaaagcttctcAACAAGTCAGAATGCACAGAGGGAACGATGGGCGTCTTAGCAGCTCACAATCCAAGATGACCAACTTCTACGTAACACTTTGTGATGGTACTTTGAACCTTTGATACTTCGTATCTCATTGAGTCTTTTGCACACATTACTACACATCACACATTGCTGCAGTGTTTGAGAGCTTATAGCTTATAGTAAACACAGCTTACAACATGgtaacatgtttcttctgagtggaaagattagggtgatggcaggGAGGCCTCAAAGACTTTAggttattttgtgaaatttccAAGTTATAATTATCGTACTAATCCAAAGTCTGACATCTAATAAAAGGACAGAATGTAAGAGCCTTGATTTAAATCAGTACTTCAAGTAAAGGCTATGTGGGAGTTTGGAGATTATTGTTTCACTGATCCTGCGGTTGGTTGGCAAACCTGTAGGTGTACAGTGTCATGAtttggtggtgaggcagaggcagcagacccaggtagaGGCAAATAAGATGGTTTAATGAAACTCAAAGTCCAAAAGACCAGGTAGCACAAAAGGAGCGCAGGGCAAATGCTCACAACTGGTGACACAGGCAGACTAGACAAACACAACATGACAAGGACCCTacaaagaacagacacacaggtgacactaaatacactgggggtaatcagggaacaagaaacacctgggagtaatcaaagggagacaggacaacacggagactcagagacacgggaaactcaaaataaacacacagaaaaacacggaacatgacacaCAGAGGTGGACTCTGTCCTCgaatttaaagcattttgaaatgcaaaCGGCATTATCTGATAATCAGACAGTCAAACAAAAGCAACTTTATGTCTTATGTCATACGCAATTTCTCAATTCATATacttgaaaatataaaattgacTAGTCGTAATTTGATCTGAGATATCCTAGATTGTAATTACAGAAGTGTGATCTTTCAAATGGCCAATCTGGTGACATCATTTGAGAAATCTCAAAAGGCATTTCGATCCATCAAAATGTTATTGAGGACATATTGAACTGTtcttctgaccaatcagaattTGAATGCAGATATCTTAAATTCTTGACAGTCAAACTGTAGTTGTTTTTAGCCAAAACTAATTTTAAGACACCTGGAAAGTAATTACAGATAGT
It includes:
- the LOC102234539 gene encoding uncharacterized protein LOC102234539, whose translation is MKGPYNRTAPGVGLGPPLEGPPAVPGPPGCKRNKGTRCSVSGGEQVYLGVRVRMPVRDLLKNIRVPKDMDPDDFNERGSKKGSGNRKRARTRARNKVTRAEQPVKSLEELAIIIEVLEEDLRSGCTPRSPPTDSTTYPELSPTDVNSGDEYDEIIPSPESYMAYSPSASEHDVAWTRPDCMFLSLQPSGVTDTQSYGDREAGWFKPKNNWDLNTSAFFWTQLQKEESWLRKTSDAELLTTDEHGRTLLHKVVCLGKRAQAYAIAKRMSAVNSLDLKDSDGMTALLYAAKHNQHLMVADLIRLGANVNETNNLGKSCLHLSAENGYIRVLEILKQGMMDGLHIDVEATDNSGMSVLQCAAVALKASMSEVDSSKSLSHSRLHTLRQEHMMETLKCVLQMDSFLHAAASWSATDPEYTVQSWLSSQHVCPAGHFGTPTVMF